The region TTCTCATAGAAAACGGTTGATAATTCTGAGTGTGCCAAGCTATAATGGCATTAAAAGCAGACATTAGCTAAACATTTATTTAAGAGAGTGCAAAAGATTGAAACTGAGAAAACAATAGATCCCACCTCAAAGCCCAAAGTCGAAGATATGATGCTGTGTTCGAGACAGCACCTAGAACAAACTCGATGGAGTGTATCATTTGGTGCACAAAAACCTCACTAAAGTTGAACTCCTCATGATGGTCCCGAGCAGAATCGGGTTCCACATCAAGATCAAACTCAGAGGAACCAAGCAAGCCATAGTTGCGACCTTGAAATCTCTAAAGCACATTGCACAAAAAGTTCAAAAAATCAACAAGACATTCATCTAAATTGATCCAAGCCCAATCTAAACAATAGAAGTAGCAATAAGAAAGCAAGACCAAAGAAAGGTCGACAACATAGCACCTCAGAATGAAGCTTCTTCAAAATAAAAGGTTTAGGAAAAAGCATCCATGGAACCGCAACTAATGCCAAAAGCAGCAATACAATCTGCACAAGTTAAGCAACAATAGACTGCTGAGAAAGACTTGAAATACAATAACACGGTAAATAACAGTATGCATCAATAACCAGAAGAGAGAAAATCACACCTGAAGTGGTCTCTGGCCCCAAAACAACTCGTTTTCACCAAGATCATCAGTGGGACTCAAAAACATATAGATCATCACATGATAAAGGTCTGCTTGAGAACCAGTGCACCACTTAATTATAATGAGCAATGAAAGATACCCAAAAAGGGAGTTGAGGAATATCATCTGTGGCACAAACTGATACCTAACATCAAGATGAAAAGTAAGTTTCAGTTTCATCCCCTAATGAAAGCAAGTTAAGAACAGGGCATAAGTCGAAGGATAAAAAGGGAAAAACCACACACCTAATATCCAGGGAGCTGCGGAAAAAACGAGCATTGAAATAACTTAATACAATTCCTAGGTTCATCTGTGCCACACCTAGCAAAATTGACATCTTCATTTTAAGAGAGTTCAGAAAAGGCAACTCTGAACGACTTCCGCGCCAGCTTGGATCCACACCAAATGGGTATGGATCACGAAATTTAATCAAACCAGCTGACTTTGCATCACTGAGCAAAACAACCATAATAACAGTGGAATAGGAAAATTAGTTGAAGATATGAGAATTTGTTAGTCTGCCCAAGTATTGCAAATCCGAACCTCTTAACATTCACTCAAAACCAAAGCTGTAAGCTAGTACATCAGAACTAGGCTATTCACCCTTTTTTTACGTGCTAAAGTTCCAACTAAACTATATGCGTATAAAGGAGAAACACTGAGGACAGTTGACCAATGCCTTAAAAATATGCAATAAGCCTATTTGTTCTATAAGTGCGTAAAAATAAACCTATATCTAAAAGAAGATCTACAGAGGTTGATTCAATGGTGcaatacaatttatataatagtCAAACTCTATATCAAGTTCTACAGTAGTGCAAAGATGGTTgcgaatattatataaatattcttacaaaaaagaaagaaatataaagcAACTGAGAAATCAAAACCAAGGAATTATTACATCCTCAATAGtggatattaaaattaaaattgcttCTGAGACATTGTAGGACAGAGGATGACATCAGATGGAAACATAACATATTCCATCTTTCTTGTAAAAACTGGTTAGTGAAATTATTTAGATATCTAAAATTAATAATACAAACCTGCAGGTAACATCTCGGCATTTGTAAGCAGAACCACCAAATATGTGAAAGGGAACAGAGAAGAACTCGTTGTAAATCAACCcacaataaattgaaaaaagtgaCATTAAAAGGAGTACATATCGCCCCCCAAATAGCATTTCCATAAAACTTCCAAGCTTCTGTAAGGTATCAAATGtgcaaatttgattaaaataattacaaGCTATGAATAAATTTACATGCAGATCAACAGAAGAATAAGCAAGAAAGCATGCACAATTATCACAACATCAGGTCCATCTCAAATTATGTGTGAGTGCATCAATCCCATTCCCATCTCATTTCTAACTTTGAATCAGATGATTTTCTCtttcaataaaagaaaaatgaaatcttATTGTCTTCAGTTCACCTAAGAACACAGATACAACAAGACCCTTGTTATAGCAGTTTGATCATTAGACAAACATTAATGAGGGGAAAATGAAATGCTATGAAATCAGTCATACCAAAATATAGCAAAAACGTCAGAAATGTAGAAATCCATTTAGAACCTATTCATAAACTTGTATTTCAGATTTTTAATCAGACCACTTTCTGCAGTATGTTATCAATGGGTCAACCCAATGGTTCAAACCATCATTGAAGTAGGAATTAATAATTAACTGAAATAAAATGCAGCCTCATTCAGTGTTAAACCCTGCTTAACAGTCCCAATAAGAAATCATACCCATTAAAAACAATATTCTATCCAATATTCCTATTATAACAATAACAGTTTCTCTATCGTGCAAATATAGGTTTGCTTGTTAGTTTCTACTCTATACAGATATGTTTGCAGACATGCCTGAGTGCTGAGCCTGCCTTCTCGAGCTATAAGGACCAATGCTCCCAATAACAAGCATATTCCATGACCCCAATCACCAAACATCACcgcaaaaagaaaaggaaaagtaaCAACAGTGTAAACTGCAGGATTTGCCTCCTGATATCTTGCAACACTGCAAATAGTTCTAATGTCAGAATTCTGATACGTTATATAGGTAGCAAGTAAATATGTcacaaataaacatatacaatAGCTTATCTTGAAGTCACTATGACTCACTGAATCATTCAATATATTAAGAATGCATAAACTAGCGGTTATAATATGGAGGAGATACTTCAACTTTGACATACTAGAGTGTCATTATGTAAATGTTCTAACAACTAGATAGACTGCAAGGAAGAAATCATGTTGGCCGCAGAAAGGAAGGTGTTGGCCCCCACTAGCATGTTATATTTACCATCTAAAACACAGAACATCCATATCCACGAAAGCATGTACTAAGGTATAGATTAATACAACAATATTCTTAACACTGGACAACCGTACTATTTAAAGTGAGTAGTTTATACATTTTTCTCTATAATATCAACAGAAAGCATGTCAGCCATAAGTTAAAGCAACAGACCATCATGCTAGAACTCACCCATATGCATCAACAATCTCTTGATATGCATTTGTGAAATGGTTTGTTCTGAAATATGTAGGAGGTGATTCCACAGCATCCATCACATGAAAAATTATACCTACTTGTGAACTGCTGTCAAATGTTGCCCGTTGCAATGCTTCTTGAATCTGTTGGGAAAAACCTACTTCCTCAATTCTAAGGCAACAAAGTTCTAACAGAAGATAAAGAGGGCAGAGTAAAAACATAGAACGTAGATTGATGATGCATAATGAGATACCTGGGCTTTTGCAAATATAGGGCACCATCCCTCCCCAACAAGACATTTCTTAGTAACATCAAAATTCAACATATTCAATGTATCATATACAGCTTTTTCCCTTCGTACctggttttaaaaaaattaaaaattacaagggTCCTAGCTGATAATATCATAGCAACAAATATATGGGATTTTATATGCTAATTTAGATATTTTGcacattattattttagatattttgTGCATTGCGATATTCATTGCTCCAGCAAAAGACAACAGGTAAGACAAGGCACATTCACTAAAACACATCTTACCATACTCGTCCATTGTGTTAGATGGTATCCAATTGAGGTCAGAGCTTTATTTCGATGGCGAATACCAGCATCCAATGTGGTCTCCAATTCAGAAAGATGTGATGAGACCTATGAACAAAAACCCAAACATTCAACTAGAAGAATACAGATTTCCATTGGAACTCCAACTATTAACAACCATACGAGGCATACATATAGACAAGTGAAGTTTGGATCAGCTCTTGAATATTccagaataaaaaaaaatgaaaaaatcaaaGCTGTTAGGTGATCTCCTCAAAGAATCAAGGCACAGCATTTTAGGCCAGGTTATGAAGATCATATGAAGGTTAACATATTTGTACATTAAATTCAAAATATGATTTGATTAGTATAACGGAcacaagaaaataataataattaacctCCATGACCCAGCACTTACTTCTCTAGTTATTTGCCTTTGTTTACTAATGCCATCAGGGACAGGATAGCAATTAGCACCAAATGCTtcacaaattttcaaaatctttgTCCTTGCCTGTTCCCCAGAGAAATGAACCACAAATACTGTTTTCTCAACCTGCAAagacaaatagaaaaaaaataattgtaaagcTTCTTTCTTTCAACACTGCAACAGTCTAGCCATCAAAAAGCAATACCATGACATCTTTGGATGTAGACAAACCAGAGACAGAATGTATCAAACAACAGTAAAAGCTTCCAAATTAAAAGATAGCAGAAGAATTAGCAACATAATCTATGGTGATGAGAGGGAAAATAAACCATTTCAGCAGACAGAGGATCCATAATTTCTTCACCAGCCGGTGCCTGATTAAAAAGCATATTGCCTCTGGTAGCACGAAATAGCATCCTCTCAAATCTAAGAGCCTTGGACTTGCAAATAATCCCACTGATGAATCTCAAACCAGATTGGTCTGCAGGCCTCGTTTCCTGTACAGTGAATAAGCATATACTAGATGAAACTGGAGTAATCGGTTTgcaaaaagtaattaaataacaGGATCAGCAAATACCTGTTCAAGTAATGATGCTGTCTCAACATAATCATCATTTGAGTATATATTCTCACTTAGTTCCCTTTCCTCAGAAACTGCATGGTTACTACTTGGCAAAAGAAAACCACATGCCTGGAATTTGAGCAAAATGAATGAGAAGGCATCCAGTATTCAACATAAAGACTTTGGTTATAGGTTTCTTTTCAAAAGCGTAGCATTCAAAAAGGAAATAGAAAAAAGTTTACATGGATTTGATGAGTTCACATATCTTTACCACAGACAAAAATATTCACTTCATATTGGTACTTGCCCTGTGATCTTATGATGTTCCTTTCAATTTTTTCGCCTTTTGTTTTGCCTAGTAATTTCCTATCATGTTTGAATGAAGCAGGACCATTAAAAAGCTTAACTAATTCTTAAAAATGGCTTTGCAGAAATCAACCAACCAGAGGAATAACTGAATATTAGAAAGCATTTAGGGGAGGgaggaaaaaaaagtaaaacccTAACATGACTTTGAGCAGTGAAGATGAGAAAGAAATCGATAAACAAATGCAAGAACTGGTCCCTAACAcattaatatgtataataactGAAGAAATGAACCAAGAAATTCACCTTTTGCAAAACCAACTTGAACTCAAGGAGCTCATTGTATGTAACTCGAAGTTTCTCGCTGTTGGAGTTCATTTCAATCAGTTCATGCTCATGCTCAGCAAGTTGTATCTGGAATTGTAACAAACACAAAATACAATACACACTTTATTCCAGAAAAGACCACCATATCTTACATTAACTATTATGGCATGCAATAAAGTATAACTTTCTGTAACTGGAACATCAAAAGGGAATATGCAAGTCAAAGGGGGAATGAACGATTATTTGGTGGGAGTAGAGCAAATGTACCTCTAATTCCTCCAATTCTAGATCTGGTTCCACAACAGGGTGTACTGAAGATAGTAGACCAGCTTTACTAATTTGATCTTTGAAAAAGCGTAGCTTCCTTGACATTTCTCCACAACGCTTCACCTGTTAAGACCTCTCAACAATTAAAACTACAACAGATTATAATCAATAATCACTCAGTTTGATTCACTCAAAGACACACTGTAGATACGATTAAGTACACAAGGAAAGGATACATATAAAAAATCAGCAGATTTTCTCATTTCAACTGACCTTACACCATTattaaataatactatatattttctcattaaaataaatatttaacaattgaGAACTAAGCCTAAACATATAGCACAAAATTAAAACTCTGGCTTTGGTCCATACCTGATTAACAAATGTTCGTTGGAAAGGACTTCTCTCAGAGTTTAGCTGCCACAGTAGAGGAAAAGTATTATAACCATTAGCATATTCAATCGATGGTTACAAAAGCAATTTCATTGAATTAGTTAGCAATCAGCAACTAGCCATATGGTTATGATACCAAACACCCTTTTCACCAGAATAAGGAGAGATGACATGGTAAACAGCCTTAAGACCTTCTAAAGCATCCCCCCccccaaatatatatacatacatatatagtcACTGGATTGACAACAATTCTACTAGTAGGACTTCTATTTAGGTGGATCAAGATCCCACCTCTACAAAATCCTCCAtcctaaattatataataaaaacagAATCTTTAACAATTAATAGTCATTATCATCAGTACAACCAACAAAGCCCCAAAAAAGCTTTACCCAAATGCATAGTGAAACAAAAATAACTTGAATCAAAAAGTTGATAGAAAGTCACTTTAAATCCCTGATCATACTTGCAGCACATACTGTGGCTAAATTTAGTATACTTCACCAACTAAAAAACAGAGAGTCCATCCTTCAATactttagcatgaaattgctccTCTCGATAATTCAAGCAATCCTATAACACCTGGAAACTTAGGACTCATACTAATACACGCACCAAAAGCTTAATCTATGTTCTATTCCCAAATAGAGCAAAGcttattgaaatattaaatttcacattATAGGCAAAACTTAAAGCTAGGTCTAAAGTTACAAAATTATTACCTACAAAAGCATGAAGTAAAACTTTCTCCAATAAGCTCAAAGCCGAGCCCTAAATAAGCTCAAATTCCAAAATCTCTCAAAACAAACCAGAAACCACCTTGTTATTAAGCGAAACAGAAACTCCTTCCTAAGAAATTCAATACAAGTATAACTTCCTTGCTCTGAATCTAAAGCCTCTTTTATTGTATCTTAACAAGATCCAGCAATTCAAATACATCTCAAATCAAACAGGGGACTGATACAGAAAATTAATTCAGCCAAGATCTCACGCTCTCATAAAATTCAAACACCGGAACAACACCTAATCATTTATCATATTCGCATTGACTCCACCAAAATTTCAAATGCAGGAAAACAATAACagctaaaaaaaatataataacaagcTCTCTGCTTTCAGCTGAACGTAAATTCAACTACTTAAAAAAAGCGAAATCTCATTTCCTATTaataccaaagaaaaaaaaacaaatccgAAATTCTCCTAatcaataattattcaaaaaacgAT is a window of Gossypium hirsutum isolate 1008001.06 chromosome D08, Gossypium_hirsutum_v2.1, whole genome shotgun sequence DNA encoding:
- the LOC107949059 gene encoding V-type proton ATPase subunit a1; protein product: MERIEKLIDNLPPMDLMRSEKMTLVQLIIPVESAHRAISYLGELGLLQFRDLNSERSPFQRTFVNQVKRCGEMSRKLRFFKDQISKAGLLSSVHPVVEPDLELEELEIQLAEHEHELIEMNSNSEKLRVTYNELLEFKLVLQKACGFLLPSSNHAVSEERELSENIYSNDDYVETASLLEQETRPADQSGLRFISGIICKSKALRFERMLFRATRGNMLFNQAPAGEEIMDPLSAEMVEKTVFVVHFSGEQARTKILKICEAFGANCYPVPDGISKQRQITREVSSHLSELETTLDAGIRHRNKALTSIGYHLTQWTSMVRREKAVYDTLNMLNFDVTKKCLVGEGWCPIFAKAQIQEALQRATFDSSSQVGIIFHVMDAVESPPTYFRTNHFTNAYQEIVDAYGVARYQEANPAVYTVVTFPFLFAVMFGDWGHGICLLLGALVLIAREGRLSTQKLGSFMEMLFGGRYVLLLMSLFSIYCGLIYNEFFSVPFHIFGGSAYKCRDVTCSDAKSAGLIKFRDPYPFGVDPSWRGSRSELPFLNSLKMKMSILLGVAQMNLGIVLSYFNARFFRSSLDIRYQFVPQMIFLNSLFGYLSLLIIIKWCTGSQADLYHVMIYMFLSPTDDLGENELFWGQRPLQIVLLLLALVAVPWMLFPKPFILKKLHSERFQGRNYGLLGSSEFDLDVEPDSARDHHEEFNFSEVFVHQMIHSIEFVLGAVSNTASYLRLWALSLAHSELSTVFYEKVLLLAWGYDNIIIRLIGLAVFAFATAFILLMMETLSAFLHALRLHWVEFQNKFYHGDGYKFKPFSFALITDDDD